The Pieris rapae chromosome 9, ilPieRapa1.1, whole genome shotgun sequence region TTTTGCGATGCTAGTCGTATCTTCTGTGCTCAAAAATAGGTGATaagttagtaaattattttgtcatttCCCCTTTGACATACCactgtttttatgtttgtgaTTTTCACAGTTTTAGATAAgcaaaagataatttaatcaaaatgtttttaaaagaccttgtttttagtaaattattatattataacgaaATAAGGAATTCCTATGTGTGGCttgtgatttttaatttaaagttgatatttgtaatgcttaaatgtttttaattggtttaatgtatattatgtgaaaCACCTATTTTTCAATCTATTAACAAAACATCGCGCATTTGTAAGAATATAATGTGTTAAGAATATCAGTTTTCTTTTTGGTTTGAAGTATAGGTTTTAAgttcaaaaataacataattcgGTTGTTATATACTATTGTATTTCACATATGGACTTTGTAACTGAGCATTAACAATAACTTTGGTTGCTTAGCATAAAGAGTTACTTTGATTTCTAGAAACCCAAATATATTGTAGATAATAAGTcacattgtaaaaaaatttaaacaggCAACATTTCTAGTTATAATTGGTAAACTTTTTAACCTTTTCCACCACTATTGAATATTTGTTGTATCAGATacattataaagtttttattgctAGTAAGAACTgggaatttttttgtttttctttaacactGCTagcgaatttaattttataataatatatctgacAGTGAGATTTAATATGCATTTTGTAATAACCGATTATTCATGTCCTGTTCATAATCTGATAATGTACTAATTGACAGAGAGTTTACGTTTACAGTCAGATTTAGACATTGAACGGGAAGTTTGACTGGAGTAAATCAAAAACTAATACGTTTTTTGATACACTAAGCACTAAGACTCGATTTTGAATCCTAAGCAGAATTCAGTAGCTCcgaaatttgtgttttaaagcatttaattttatattatatatataggttatAAGTGAAACTGTTTAATCATCATGTaatcaatttgtattttaagatCATTGTAGATTTATAGGTTTTATGTATTGaaaagacttttttattatacgaaATGACActtataatcaattaattaattattagtagtaGTGACCCTATCGTAGATTCATGTTTCTTTATATTGGCAACattgtattatgtttgtttatggCCAGTGATCATATTTACGATAAGGCGCGTCAGTTTGACATTGCGACTATGAGTACACCATTGACACTTGACTGTTTTGGCGCCAAAAACTTTATCATCAAAGCacacaaattttgtaaaattaattaattaatgtttaataaaaaacaatactaaTGCAATTTTTAGTAGCGTATGTAAAATTACGTAcaaatacatgtttttaaatgttagtgtcaatatttttccattttagGACCATTTAtgtgtatatgtaatattgcCATTCCTATAAACGCATGTGAGAAATAGTCCTTTTCTAACGACATCTCATTCTCTTGTATGAgtcaattaaacataatttgttacGACTTTTTATCTTCACATGTAATATGCCTTGTGTtaagaagtatattaaaaatgaataacttttaaaatttataagttttttcttGAAAGGCCATTTCATTGTCAAATATTCCTGGGtccataacatttttaaggCATTTAGTATAGAAACGTAAGTTCCACTAtgtgatattataatttttattagtttatacctcttaaatactttgtttgataattttactgCATTATTTTGGTGGAAATTGAATGATGCTATGTTGTTTGACGTGAATTCTATCCTACAATTACAGATTTATATGGTTGTCTAATCatgtaaatatgaattttctatttgatttaattgttatataatgcTTAATAAAGGATTGttggttatttaataataaaaatttcatttcaaatccccatttattagaaatttgtcGATATTAATACATACGATATCGATACATAGAGGTACTATTTACAGTActacatacaatttaattatcacaacttcatagatataataaaatgattcaaactgaaaaataaataattctttccATAAGAATCTAAACTTATAAAAGCTTACCTACATGAACCACTTACTGTCAACGAATTTGTATGTGAGACATTAGTTTTGCGATTTTTCACTTGAACattttcttacaaattcaTATTTTGGCGTAAGTTGATCATGCCTGTTGAAAAGTGATTTTGACTTGCCTTATACTAAAAAGTACATCTGCCGCCTGCCAAGTGCAAACATAAGAACGAAGTGTCAGTGGATCAGGGGATTTCCCCCTAGATTTAGGGATTTCTTAACCGAGTTAGGGGCAGAATAAAAGAGTTAGGGAAAGAATATTTAGGGGAAATATCACGACAAGTACAGTTTAATTGCTTTTGTACATTACGTTCCTGATTTCAGAACTAAATTGAAGTACGAACTGAATACGATCCGTGTGTCAAACCTTACTAATTGTATATTCGCTAGAGCTGACAAAGAacgaaatgattttaattaaatacgaattctactattacattaaaattcagtaatatttttttgtattttatgggTTTTGTTCAttcttttttactaaatatattctatacaaCTGTCGCATTGGTTTATAAGTTGTTCTCATGGTAATCCAGATTCGGGCCACATGTGTCCTGAACATGTTAATTAAGTAGGAGGGTAGATCTTTCTCAATTGGTGAGGGCATTCTAGGTGATTTCTGGGGAGAAATCAAATTAGTCTAGGCGTATCACGCCAGGACCCACTGGCAACACTGAACACTAAGTCACGAGGAAAATATCAGCTGATGAAAAAGTCATGTTTTCAccaaagataatttttaaataagataatttttttacaagtcTGTGAAATaacatagaaaatttattgtaaaataaaacaaaacattacttCTTATAGGTAAAATGAGCGCTTTTACAACGATAAATTGTTTACCCATTgagatatttatagaaatttttatcaaaatagatGGCTACAGTTTATTGAAGTGTAGAGAAGTGTGTAAAAAGTGGAAAGAGGCCATCGATAATACCGACATTCTCTGGCAAGAAGTTTGCCGAAAGGAATTTAAGAAATCGTCCAGAATAGCAAAGAAAAAAAGTGGGGATATACTAAGTTGGTATCATGTTTACAGAAATCTAAAACTCTGGTCAAACGTTTCTTCTTACGAAAAAACTGtaagagaattttataaatttaatttgcatgATCCTTCACATGTATTAGGAATAAATTATGGTGTTTTACCACTGAAAGATGCAAAAGGAACAGTCTTTTACGACATGActgatttaaaatacattcctGTTGCATTACCTGAGaaaaactacttaaaaataagtaataatgacCATGCCACTGTAATCCAAGTTAAATTTGGGATTTATGTTCAAAGAACTTTAAAAGACCCCAATTATATTActgaatattactttaaagcTGATAAATATGTCTTAAATGgggatttattattattttacaataataaagatgtctataaatgtaacttattGCAAAAAGAATTAACACCACATTTAATACTGCACTGCAACTatgatattaaagaaattcaatattatgaTGCACACATCTATCTATTCACTGATTGTGGTAGGATTCTAAATCTTGAATCTAATAATTCTGTGAcagaaaaaacaattaaatgccCAGCAGAATGGATAGTACacattaagaatataaatgcatttgatgataaaaattttatttgctattctagaaccttatttaaaattgaaactgATGACTACCAACATTTATACCTTGATTTCCCCCCAATAACTgccttgtttttttatattgatattgtattaattggTCTAAGGAACGGAAGTGTTCTTGTGTATAGATTAACCAGTCAAAAAAAAGCTATGAAGCCTGTGTTTGAAACATTAGCTGAGTTACCAGATGGAAAATTTCCTGTACAGCTAGATGTCTGTGAAAGAAGGACAGGACCTATGATTGTTGCAGCAACATTTTTTGAATTGTATATGATTGATGTTAAGTTTTTCCCTtgtgtaagtatatttaaacctattttatcttaatttgcAAGTAAAAAACAAGTACAAATTATGTCCCTTAATATATGACCCTTGTTATCTaactacatacataataacaacaaatttTTGTTAACAGGAGACAACAGTAAAGAATTCttttacaaacaataaacTAAACATGTACCAAAGGTTAAGACGTCTTAAAGAAAGGTTGCAATAGACagcaacaaatataatattaaattactataatacttttgttacattaattaCATGCAAACAAATGTagcaaattatgtaaattaattttctttatatgttttaaatgttgtagtattgtttgatgatttgctttttttaagaGTAAAAAAAAGAGTACCTACCGAGagtttacgccggctttttctctcggcctacacccgcTGTCTTCTTTgtcgatgagtagggatgcctacaggttcaaattgtatgatgtggaataagtgataccttgatgatcttatgttccaaaataaatctattttattatttattaagaattgaGATATTTAGGATTATCCACATTTCAATTATTGCAATGCatatttaagtgtttttattcGTATTTAGATAGAATATAGGCTctatttaatgattaataataatgtaatatattatgttcaattatttatttctttctaaTTCTACCCAATTTTCTAAGATATATATTAGCAAacgttttataacaataaaaactatatatttcatGTCTTGCCTAGGCTTGACCTGTGAGATAACAACCTTTTATTTACCCTTAGATACTTCGTGTCTTAGTACCTACTCTGTGTCATCCTACCGCGCCTCTTATGCCTAGCTCGCTTCGGGTGCGCGCGGGATTATGTGGTCgtcaacttattattattttattatgtggtGGTTACCTGGTGAAGCCTAGGCCAAACGTGAAATGTATCGTTTTCGTGCCAGACTTCGGATTTCAATAAAAGCTgtaattttttctatgtgtATCCCTAGTACAGGTAAGAATGATCCCCACCCATGTAGCTGAGGCAGCGGTGGCTTTGGCAGATAACAAAGGTGTACAAAATTCCATCtcaaatttatcataaaataaaaatgtttttttaaatattttattcataataatatcaaaactcGCGTTGCTCATTGCCAAACCGTTGGTTGCAACCCTCTGCTGGACATCcttaaacta contains the following coding sequences:
- the LOC111000734 gene encoding uncharacterized protein LOC111000734 translates to MSAFTTINCLPIEIFIEIFIKIDGYSLLKCREVCKKWKEAIDNTDILWQEVCRKEFKKSSRIAKKKSGDILSWYHVYRNLKLWSNVSSYEKTVREFYKFNLHDPSHVLGINYGVLPLKDAKGTVFYDMTDLKYIPVALPEKNYLKISNNDHATVIQVKFGIYVQRTLKDPNYITEYYFKADKYVLNGDLLLFYNNKDVYKCNLLQKELTPHLILHCNYDIKEIQYYDAHIYLFTDCGRILNLESNNSVTEKTIKCPAEWIVHIKNINAFDDKNFICYSRTLFKIETDDYQHLYLDFPPITALFFYIDIVLIGLRNGSVLVYRLTSQKKAMKPVFETLAELPDGKFPVQLDVCERRTGPMIVAATFFELYMIDVKFFPCETTVKNSFTNNKLNMYQRLRRLKERLQ